Part of the Sporomusa termitida genome, ATCCCTATCCACCTGTAGCCAAGCGGATTTTCCGGTCCTGACGGCACCATCTTGCCTTTTTGGTCAGGCGGATACCAGTCCGGATTAATCTCTTTGTATACAATTGAGTAGTTGCCTAACGGTGTCGGGGTCGCAGGCTTGCCAATAGCAACAGGATATTCCTTAACCAGATTATTGCCGGCAAAAAGTTCAATTGTCCGGCTGGGCAAATTCACGGTAATACTTGGTGAAACCAAGCCGGCCTTAGCCTGACCTGCCGGGACCAGGCATAAATAAAACATTAGAAAAACCAGGCTTATAAAGAGTCTTTTAAGGTATTGATTTTTCTTATCCCTTAGTACATAACTTAGAATTTTTATAAGTTCTGATGGGGCAACAAAAAAACTTATCAGCATCTGTTGTAACACTAGGGCATCCCTTCTTCACATTAATTTCCGTAACAATAACAGAATATGAAAATGGGATGCGCAGATATTACCTTCCGGCATAAAAATTACAGGCAAATTCGGTATCCCTACTGCAGGTTAAGCACCTGTTGATGTACCACTCGCAGCCGCCGGTGGCGTTCATCAACAATCGGCAGATAAATATGAATGTGTGCGCCGGTGCCGGCCGAACTAACAGCGTTAATATTGATAAAGCCCCCATGTTCACTGATAATCCGGTGTGCAACAGGCAGTCCCAGCCCCATATGCTCCAGTTTTGTCGTATAGAACGGTTCAAATACCCGCGGCAGTATTTCAGGCGCAACCCCTGACCCTGTATCCCCAACCGCAATAACCAGCATATTCAGTTCGGAATTGATCCATGATTTTACGGACAGCACGCCTTGATTAGGCATAGCCTCAATAGCATTTTGCATAATATTTACCACCGCTTGCTTGATTAGATTACTGTCCACAGTAAGTGCCGGTAAATTAGCGGCTAACTGTTTGTCAATCGCTATTTTTTCACCGCCTAGCTGTTTAAATGTTAACAGCAACGCTTCTTCAATCGTCCGGTTAATATCAATATTAACCTCCTTGTTGACCGGTGGCTTGGCAAACATCACCAGTTCTTTGACTACTTTATTAATGCAGGATACTTCATCCAGCATCATCTCCAGCACATCACGGCCTACCGTATATCTGTCATCCTCTAAACGCCCCAGCATAACCTGCAAATACCCGCTTATGGTAGTCAGCGGCGTACGCACATGATGGGCCACCCCGGCGGCTAATTCTCCCAGAGACATCAGCATCTGCGTGATCTGGATCTGCTTAATTGCTGCCCTGACTGCCGACAAATCCTGAATAATAACAATTAA contains:
- a CDS encoding two-component system sensor histidine kinase NtrB; the encoded protein is MSAAEALENKIVYLHREDDYQDSFETTTGILFIDNELRLKNLNREAEKICGINRAKAVGRRVEEVFRHHGEKFLKVFYLDEYEDLSTINLKLKVQDQYIYAHIDTLRLRGTGREPNGLIVIIQDLSAVRAAIKQIQITQMLMSLGELAAGVAHHVRTPLTTISGYLQVMLGRLEDDRYTVGRDVLEMMLDEVSCINKVVKELVMFAKPPVNKEVNIDINRTIEEALLLTFKQLGGEKIAIDKQLAANLPALTVDSNLIKQAVVNIMQNAIEAMPNQGVLSVKSWINSELNMLVIAVGDTGSGVAPEILPRVFEPFYTTKLEHMGLGLPVAHRIISEHGGFININAVSSAGTGAHIHIYLPIVDERHRRLRVVHQQVLNLQ